In Haemorhous mexicanus isolate bHaeMex1 chromosome 6, bHaeMex1.pri, whole genome shotgun sequence, a single window of DNA contains:
- the KNSTRN gene encoding small kinetochore-associated protein: protein MDGRLSRIPVHSRLHRPEPSAELQMNFPSKRKCVSKTSEPELSVVPSLHFASNVPADSVFKPANQGLPKSEKKVEPVSKKTVARRPLSRHQLEAELKNKNQLVETLKQQLARAEGTLKLRDLKKENERLVHEVEKLKKIQETCMTILESRNINPGSNIEEEKETRACREKTTMLTNKVTEELVLFCHRVAKEKEMLEIAMAKWKSAQEENQHALEKHSYFQAQIKEWKAILEALGKLLAM from the exons ATGGACGGGCGGCTCTCCCGCATCCCCGTGCACTCCCGGCTCCACCGCCCCGAGCCCTCCGCAG AATTGCAAATGAATTTTCcttcaaagagaaaatgtgTCAGCAAAACATCAGAGCCAGAGCTCAGCGTGGTTCCCAGTCTTCACTTTGCCTCAAACGTTCCAGCAGACAGTGTCTTCAAGCCTGCAAACCAAGG GTTGCCTAAATCTGAGAAGAAAGTGGAACCAGTTTCAAAGAAGACAGTGGCAAGACG CCCTCTCAGCAGACACCAACTAGAAGCAgagctgaaaaacaagaatCAGTTGGTGGAAACACTCAAACAACAATTAGCAAGAGCAGAG GGCACTCTCAAGTTAAGGGATTTAAAGAAGGAGAACGAGAGGCTGGTCCATGAAGTTGAGAAGCTCAAGAAAATTCAGGAGACTTGCATGACCATTTTAGAAAGCAGAAACATCAATCCTG GTAGCAACatagaggaggagaaagagacgCGTGCTTGCCGGGAAAAGACAACA ATGCTAACTAACAAGGTCACAGAAGAATTGGTGCTATTTTGTCACAGAGTTGCAAAAGAGAAGGAGATGCTTGAG ATAGCCATGGCCAAGTGGAAATCAGCACAAGAAGAGAACCAGCACGCCCTGGAGAAGCACTCCTACTTCCAAGCTCAAATTAAGGAATGGAAAGCCATACTTGAAGCGCTGGGGAAGCTCCTGGCAATGTGA